CGCTTCGAGTAAGCGCGGGCCCGCTCCACGCCGCCCGCGTCCGGGGAGACGATGACCACGTCCTTGCCGTAGTGCTCGCGGAGGTGGTGCTCCAGCAGCGCCGGCATCGCGAACAGGTGGTCGAACGGGATGTTGAAGAACCCCTGGATCTGCCCGGCGTGCAGGTCGAGCGCGACGATCCGGTTCACCCCGGCGGCGACGATGAGGTCGGCGACGAGCTTCGAGGTGATGGGCGTCCGCGGCGCGACCTTCCGGTCCTGCCTGGCATAGCCGTAGTAGGGGATGACCGCCGTGATGGAGCCGGCCGAGGCGCGGCGGAGCGCGTCGACCATGATCAGGAGCTCCATCACGCTGTCGTTGACCGGCGAGCAGGTGGGCTGAACGACGTAGGTGTCGACGCCTCGGACGTTCTCCTGGATGACGCAGAACGTCTCGCCGTCCGAAAAGCGCGACACGCGCGACTTCCCCATCGGTTGCTCCAGGACCTGACAGATTTCCTGGGTAAGCGGGAAATTGGCGTTGCCGGAGAAGATACTGACTCTCTTGAACACGGCGCGCCTCCAACCCGTTTCGGGGAGCGCGGCTCTATCAGTCGGCCATGGGCACGTCAAGCGACTCTGTACAGCGATCGCTTGGCTGTACGTGCGTATCGTGACGGGCGGCGCTGTTCTCGCCTGCGTCCACCCGCATTTCGTTCGGCGCTGCTTCGGGTTAGGTAGCGGCTGTGGAGTATTTTGCTGCCGCCGCTTCCGGGCAGGGCGGGCGCGCCGCGGCCGGGCCGCGGGGTAGCCTGGTGATCATCGGC
The nucleotide sequence above comes from Sorangium aterium. Encoded proteins:
- a CDS encoding ribose-phosphate pyrophosphokinase, with amino-acid sequence MFKRVSIFSGNANFPLTQEICQVLEQPMGKSRVSRFSDGETFCVIQENVRGVDTYVVQPTCSPVNDSVMELLIMVDALRRASAGSITAVIPYYGYARQDRKVAPRTPITSKLVADLIVAAGVNRIVALDLHAGQIQGFFNIPFDHLFAMPALLEHHLREHYGKDVVIVSPDAGGVERARAYSKRLQGTLAIIDKRRERANESEVMNIIGEVAGKHCLILDDLIDTAGTLVNAANALMKQGARSVAACATHPVLSGPAVERIKDSPLTEVVVTNSIPLSDEARASGKFKVVSVARLLAEAIRRIHHSDSVSSLFV